The genomic stretch GGCCGATCTGGTGGCTCTCCGAAGAGCAAGGCCTGCCCCTGCGAGGCCCGCACCAACCCCATGAGAATCTTGATGGTCGTGGACTTGCCCGCCCCGTTCGGCCCCAGCAGTCCGTAGACCTGGCCTGGGGCAATCTCAAGGTCCAGTCCCTGGAGCGCCTTGACCTGCTTGTTGAGGAAGAAGCCCACCTTGTACGTCTTGGACAACCCCCGGATGGAAACTGGCAGGTTCGGATCCGACGCGCCCGCGACTGTCATGGCATCTCCTCCGGAAGGTCGAACTGAATGCCACCCGCCGCGATGTCTTCCCGCAGCTCATCCTTCTTCTTCTGGTCGAACATCTCCAACCTGTAGATTCCCGAGGTGGAACGCGCGCGGCCCTGCCTGTCGATGAAGAACTGTCCCTCCAGCGGATCTACGGGCATGGCCCTCAAGTAGCCCGCGCGCACCAGGACAGGGACCGCCTTGGGGCGTTCTCCCCGGTCACGCTGGTAGGCCGCAACAGCCTCGTCGATCTGCGTCAGAAAGCGCTCTCGAAGCAGTTCCTTGATGCGGTGTTCGTACAAGGCTCGTGACTCGTCGTCCTCCGCACCGTCACGCAGCATCTGCGCCAGCTGAAGCCCCATATCGATGTTGCCAGCCTGCGCATAGAGGCGCGTGGCGAGTTGCAGCAGATAGGGGGGCGTCTCAGGGTACTTCGACAACTTCATGAGCTGGTCGGCAGCGGCCTTGTAGTCCCTGTCATACGTCATCTTGTTGTAGGCCAGTTGGAACAGGAACCGGCGGTCGTCCGGGAACTCAACCAGCCCCTTGCTCAGCAGCCGGGATGACAGGTCCGTGTTCGCCCATTCGTCCCTCCCCAGGTTGACGGGGGTGGTGATGGCGCCCCACTCGTAGACGTACCTGAACTTGGGATCGAGGTCCGTCGCCAGATCCGCGAAGAAGAACACGTCCCGGTATTCCGTGTCCGTGTTCGCGCGACCGACCTGCTGGATGGACTGGAGCCAGTAGAAGTCGGCCAACAGCGGCTTCTGCGCCGCCCCCACGATTTCGAGGAACTCTCGCCGGGGGAGGATGGGCCCATCCTTCGTCCGCAATGGCTTGGCCGGCTTCTCTGCCATCACTGCGATGGCGCATACAGCCAGACACAGCACGACGCTCCGCATGAGTTCCCTGGGGTTGTAGAATTGAGAAAGGCCGCCCTCCTGGGGGAGAGCGGCCCGAAGAACAGTGGACCCTCCACTGCTCATTCCACTGAAGGAATGCGAGTTACTGGGCCGCGCCGTCGCAGGCAACGTCGTTGCGCGTGTTGTAGGGGGTGCCGGAGGCAACGTTACCCGCCTCGGAGCACGGACCCACCTGGCCAGAGCCCTCGAAACCGGCGATCACCCAGTCATCGAAGGTCGCCTCGTTGTCCGCGTTGCCACGCGCACCAGCGAAGAAGTTGCAGTTGGGGCAATCTGCGATGGTCGGCTGCACACCGAGGGTCGTGTTCCACCCGGCAGCGCCCTGGGGCACGAAGCGGGCGACAACCGGGGTCGGATCGTCGATGGCGCTGTTGGCACCGAAGCGGAACGAGTCGTTGGAGATGCACGGAACGCCGGCAGCAGGCACCGGAAGGTCAGCCGCATTGCGCACCTCGCAATCGCCGGCCGCAGCGGACACACGGTAACCGTAACGGTTGCCGCGCTCCGGCGCGAAGCCGATTTCGTTAGCGAAGTCGGAGTAACGGTCCTTCTCGGAGAAGAACGACTTCTGCGCGGTGTACAGCGCCTTGAGGTTCGTCTTCGCCTCGGACTGCTTCGAGCGGGCCTGGAACTTGATGAAGTTCGGGATGGCGATGGCGGCCAGGATGCCGATGATGGCGACCACGATCATGAGCTCGATGAGCGTGAAGCCACGGTTGCGGGGGTTGAATCGCGAGACGCGCATGGGGGTCCTCAGAGAAGGTTGCAACGGGGGGCACTGCGCCCGCGGATGGGAGTAGCACTACGCATGCCAACCCAGGTGCGCACGCCAAGCCCCCCAATTCTCAAGGCTTGGAGAAATCCACTCCGCGAGGATGGGTCCAGGGCTGACAAAATTCGGCAGTGACGCTGACGATAACTGTCGATCAGCCTACGCATCCGAAGCGCTCCCGGGCTCCAAGTCATCCGTCAGCCCATGCTTGGCCAACCGGTAGCGGAATGAACGGAACGAAAGGCCCAGCAGCTCCGCGGCACGGGTCTTCACGCCCCCGGCCTGCTTCATCGCCGCGACGAGATAGCGCCGCTCGCTGTCGTCGAGATGCCGCTCCAGGTTGAAGCCCGCCCCCAGCCCTGGCTCGCTGCCCTCCACGGGACGCACGGCGGGGTCTGTATCGCCCCGCACTGCGGGTGGAAGCGTGGAGGGCCCCAGGAGGTCTGAATCCGACAGGGTCGCAGCCCGCTCCACCATGTTCTGCAGCTGCCGCACGTTGCCTGGGAAGGGATAGCGCTCCAATAGCCCCAGTGTCTCGGGGGAGAAACGCAGACCGGGTCGCCCCAACTCCTCCGACATCCTGGACAGGAAGTAGTTCGCCAGCAACGACACGTCGCCGGAACGCTCGCGCAGCGGAGGCAGCTCCAACGTGATGACGTTGAGCCGGTAGAAGAGGTCCTCACGAAACCGTCCGGCCTTTACTTCGGCTTCGAGCCGCCGGTTCGTTGCCGCGATGACACGCGCCTGAAAGGGAATCTCCGCTGCGCTGCCGACCGGCTTCACCTTCCGCTCCTGGAGCACACGAAGCAGCTTCACCTGCGTCGCGAGCGGCATCTCCCCGACCTCGTCCAACATGACGGTGCCGTCGCCTGCCGCCACCAGGAGGCCAGAACGGTCGGTGGTCGCGCCAGTGAATGCCCCCTTCACATGCCCGAAGAGCTCGCTCTCCAGCGTCCCCTCGTTCAACGCCGCGCAGTTGAAGGGCAGGAAGGGACGCGCAGCTCGACTGCCGCGCATATGGATGGCCCGCGCCACCAGTTCCTTCCCCGTCCCGCTCTCCCCCGTCACCAGCACCGTGCTGCGACCGGAAGCGACCTTCTCCACCAAGGCCCAGACCGCCTGCATACGCTCGCTCTGTCCCACCGCGCCATCCAGGCCAGGAAACAGCCGCGCCCTGAGCCCACTGTTCTCCTGACGGAGCGTCCGCTTCTCCAGCGCCTTCTGCACCAGGAGCCGCAACTCCTCGTTGTCGAAGGGCTTGCAGATGTAGTCGTACGCGCCCTCCCGCATCGCCTCGACCGCTGCCGCGGGCGTGCCATAGGCGGTGATGAGCACCACCTCGGGAGACGCCGGCCGGGCCCGAGCCGCCCGCAGGACGTCGAGGCCACTGCCGGTGCCCAGCTTCAAGTCGGAGATGACCAGGTCCACCCCATCCAGGACCAGCACATCACATGCGGCCTTCACACCGGCCACACTCGTCACCGCGTACCCTTCCCGCTGCAGCAGCAGTTCGAGGTACTCACGCATGGACAGCTCGTCATCGACCACGAGGATGTGGCCGCGCGACCCCAGGTCCCCTCCCTGTGCGGATGTCACAGCGGCAACCCCACCACGAACTCGGTGCCCTCATCTCGGTTCGAGCGCACCCTGATGGAGCCGCCGTGGGCCCGGATGATGGAGTGCGCGGTGGACAACCCCAGCCCCGTGCCGCCATCGCGTGTGGTGAAGAACGGCTCGAACAAGTGCCCCATCATCTCCTCCGTGATGCTCCCCCCCGAGTCCCAGATGCGGATTCTCGCCTCATTCTCGCTCCGAGTCAGCGCGACCTTCACCTCACCGCGCGGGCCTGCGGCCAGGAACCCGTTGCGCACGAGGTTGATGAGCACCTGCCGCAGCTGATCCGGGTCAACCGAGACCGGGAGGGGCTCGGGCGCGGTGACTTCGACCCGCACGTCACGTGCCAGTGGATCCACCCGGAGCATGTCCATGGTTTCCGTCACGAGCGAGGCAAGCGGAACCCTCCGCAAGCTGGGCACCGGGGGACGAGCAAAGCGCAGGAAATCCTCGACGAGCCGTGCCAGACGATCCGACTCGCGCATCAAGATGTTGGTGAGCTTCTGGGCCACGTCATCCCGTGCATCCTGCGCCAGCAACTGCGCCGAGCCGCGCATGGACGCCAGCGGGTTGCGCAGTTCGTGCGCCAGCTGCGCAGAGAGTGCGCCCAGGCTGGCGAGCCGATCGGCCCTCTTCAGGTCATCCTCCATCCGGCGGAGCTGGGTGAGGTCCTGGAAGACCATGAGCAAGGCCCCGGGCTCACCCTCCAGTGGCGTTACCGACAGCCCCAGGATGCGCCGTTTCGCGCCCTTTCCCACCACCAATTCACTGCGAGGAGATCGAGGCGCCAGGACCGAAACGCCAGGAAGAAGCGCTTCGACTTCGACGCCAGCGACCTGCGTGGGGTCGACCTGGAGGATTCCGCAACCGGCGGGATTGACATACGTCACGCGGCGCCGCGCATCACACGTCGCCAGCCCCGAGGGCATGGAGGAGAGAATCTGCTGTTGAAGCCGCCCCAACCGCTGGAGGTCCGCCTCGCGAGCAGACAGGGCACCACCTGTCGCGGAGAGCTGACGTGAGAGATAACCCGACAGCACAGCGATGAGGCCCAGGGCCAGGGAGTTGCTGCCCAGGACGAAGAGCACCCGCGTGGGCGGAATCAGCCCACCAGACTCGCCGTCCAGGAGTCGTGAGCCCATGACCAAGGCCCCGAAACACAGGGCAGACGCAGCAGCAGCCCAGAGCGCGCCTCGGCGGTCCAGGACGACCGACGCGCCGATGACGGCCAGGCTATAGAGAAACGTCAGGGGCGAGTCAGAGCCACCGCTGAGGTACACGAGGCCGGTGGCGATGACGACGTCGCCCACGACCTGCACCCAGGCGTCCCCGAGCCCCCCCTGCCCCTTGCGCAGCCGCAGCCCCACCACCACCGTCGACACGTACGCGATGATGATGACCGCGAGCGACAGGGTGTCCGCGTGATTCAGCTCCTGGGAAGGCTGAAGGAGAAGCCGCGCCAGGGTGATGACGAGCGAGAGGCTCGCGGCAACCGTGCGGAACAACACCAACCACACGAGCCGTGAACGAAAAGCGCCCCTCTCCAAAGGGCGCGATCCCGCCACGACAGACCTACTGGATGGCGCCGGCAAGCGAGAAGATCGGCAGGTACATGCCGATGAGGAAGCCACCGACCACGCCGCCGAGGAACACCATCAGCACCGGCTCAATCATCGCCGTGAGGCTGTTGATGGCCGCGTCCACTTCGTCATCGTAAAAGTCGGCGATCTTGTTGAGCATGGTGTCCATGGCGCCCGTCGCCTCACCCACGCCGATCATCTGCACCACCATCGACGGGAACACCTTCGTCTCGGCCAGGGGGCCCGCGATGTTCTTGCCCTCGGCGATCTTCCCGCGAACGTAGATGATGGCGTCTTCCACCGTGCGGTTACCGGCCGTCTTCGCGGTGACGTCCAGCGCGTCCAGGATGGGCACGCCCGAGGAGATCATGGTGCCCAGCGTGCGGGTGAACCGGGCCACGGCCACCTTGCGAAGCACGGGTCCGAAAACGGGCATGAAGAGGAACACCTTGTCCCAGAACTTCCGGCCCCGCGGTTGGCGGTAGCTCCACGAGAACGCCATCACCAACGCGGTGATGGAGCCCGCCACATGGAAGAAGTACTCCTGCGCCATGTGCGAGAAGTTCACGATCATCTGCGTCGGCCCCGGCAGCTCCGAGCCGAAGTCCGCGAACATCTTCTCGAAGACCGGCGTCACCTTCAGCAGAAGCACCGCCGTCACGCCGATGGCAACCAGGATGACGATGATCGGGTAGGTCATCGCGCTCTTGACCTTGGACTTGAGCTTCTCGTTCTTCTCCCGGTACGCCGCGAGCCGGTTGAGAATGGCGTCGAGGATACCGCCCACCTCACCTGCCGCGCAGAGCTGGACGTAGAGTTCGTCGAAGACCTTGGGGTGCTCCTTCAGCGCGTCCGCGAAGGTGCTGCCCTGCTCCACCTTGCCCTTGATGGCGAACAGCACCTTCTTGAAGGAAGGGTTGTCCATCTGGCTCGCAAGGATGTCGAGGCACTGCACCAGCGGGAGGCCGGCGTCGATCATCGTGGCGAACTGACGGGTGAAGATGAGGATGTCCTTGCCTTCGACACCGCCAAAGCCGGGGATCGTGATGTCCCCGTCCAGCATGCTCTTCTTGCGCACCTTGACGGGGTTCAGCCCGAGGGACTTGAGGCGCGCGTTGACGGCCTCGACGTCCATCGCCTCCATCTCACCCTTTTTCGACTCCCCGCTCTTGGTCTTCGCCTCCCAGAGGAACTGGGCGGTGGCCTTCTTGGGAGTTGATGCCGACTTCACTGCTGGGGCTGCCATGAGCTGGACCTCCGCGGGTGCCGCGCCACTCTAACCGCTGATCTCTAAATCCCGGAACTAACGACCACCCGCTCCCCCGCCTGGTCGCTGCATCCCGGGCAGGGCCCCGCCGCCGCCCGTGGCCAGGATGTTGCGCAGCTCCTCCGCGTCGCTAGAGCGCCCGAAGGCCTCGTCCTGGGTGATGAGCCGCCGCAGCAGCAGCGCCGCCAGAGCCTGGTTGAAGGTCTGCATGCCGAACTTCGCCTGGCCGACCTGCATGGACGAGTAGATCTGGTGGACCTTGTCCTCGCGGATGAGGTTCCGGATTGCGGGGTTGGGCACCATCACCTCCAGCGCCAGGATGCGGCCAGGGCCGCCCGCCTTCGCGACCAGCGCCTGGCTCATCACGCCTTCCAGCACGAAGGACATCTGCGCGCGGACCTGCGGCTGCTGGTACGGCGGGAACACGTCCAGCACGCGGTTGATGGTCTGCACCGCGCTATTGGTGTGTAGCGTCGCGTAGCAGATGTGACCCGTCTCGGCGATGGTGAGCGCCGCCTCAATCGTCTCCAGGTCGCGAAGCTCACCGACGAGCACGATGTCCGGGTCCTGGCGGAGGATGTACTTGAGGGCCGTCTTGAAGTTCCGCGTGTCCGCTCCCACCTCGCGCTGATTCACGAGGCAGTTCTTGTGCGGGTGCAGGTACTCGATGGGGTCCTCGATGGTCATGATGTGCTCATGACGCTCGGTGTTGATCTTGTCGATCATCGAGGCCAGCGTGGTGGACTTGCCTGAACCCGTGGGGCCCGTCACCAGGATGAGCCCGCGCGGCTTCTTCACCAGCTCCGCCACCACCGGCGGTAGCCCCAGCTCCTGGAACGTCAGAATCTTGAAGGGAATGGTCCGGAACGCCGCGGCGACCGCGCCACGCTGCATGAAGATGTTGGCGCGGAAGCGCGACAGGCCCTTCACACCGAAGGACAAGTCCAGCTCGTTCTCCTCCTCGAACTTGTGCTTCTGGGCGTCCGTGAGGATGGAGTAGCAGAGCTGCTTCGTCTCCACCGGGGTCAGCGGCGCCGTCTTCAAGGGAACGAGCTCGCCGTCGACGCGAAGCTGCGGCGGAGAGCCGGTGGTGACGTGGAGGTCGGAAGCGCCCTTCTCGACCATCGCCTTGAGGAGCTGGTGCAGGTTGGCCACGGGGGGATGTCCTTCGGGGGGAGTGCGGTGGGAGGGAGGTTG from Myxococcus xanthus encodes the following:
- a CDS encoding sigma-54-dependent transcriptional regulator — protein: MTSAQGGDLGSRGHILVVDDELSMREYLELLLQREGYAVTSVAGVKAACDVLVLDGVDLVISDLKLGTGSGLDVLRAARARPASPEVVLITAYGTPAAAVEAMREGAYDYICKPFDNEELRLLVQKALEKRTLRQENSGLRARLFPGLDGAVGQSERMQAVWALVEKVASGRSTVLVTGESGTGKELVARAIHMRGSRAARPFLPFNCAALNEGTLESELFGHVKGAFTGATTDRSGLLVAAGDGTVMLDEVGEMPLATQVKLLRVLQERKVKPVGSAAEIPFQARVIAATNRRLEAEVKAGRFREDLFYRLNVITLELPPLRERSGDVSLLANYFLSRMSEELGRPGLRFSPETLGLLERYPFPGNVRQLQNMVERAATLSDSDLLGPSTLPPAVRGDTDPAVRPVEGSEPGLGAGFNLERHLDDSERRYLVAAMKQAGGVKTRAAELLGLSFRSFRYRLAKHGLTDDLEPGSASDA
- a CDS encoding type II secretion system F family protein, encoding MAAPAVKSASTPKKATAQFLWEAKTKSGESKKGEMEAMDVEAVNARLKSLGLNPVKVRKKSMLDGDITIPGFGGVEGKDILIFTRQFATMIDAGLPLVQCLDILASQMDNPSFKKVLFAIKGKVEQGSTFADALKEHPKVFDELYVQLCAAGEVGGILDAILNRLAAYREKNEKLKSKVKSAMTYPIIVILVAIGVTAVLLLKVTPVFEKMFADFGSELPGPTQMIVNFSHMAQEYFFHVAGSITALVMAFSWSYRQPRGRKFWDKVFLFMPVFGPVLRKVAVARFTRTLGTMISSGVPILDALDVTAKTAGNRTVEDAIIYVRGKIAEGKNIAGPLAETKVFPSMVVQMIGVGEATGAMDTMLNKIADFYDDEVDAAINSLTAMIEPVLMVFLGGVVGGFLIGMYLPIFSLAGAIQ
- a CDS encoding two-component system sensor histidine kinase NtrB → MVLFRTVAASLSLVITLARLLLQPSQELNHADTLSLAVIIIAYVSTVVVGLRLRKGQGGLGDAWVQVVGDVVIATGLVYLSGGSDSPLTFLYSLAVIGASVVLDRRGALWAAAASALCFGALVMGSRLLDGESGGLIPPTRVLFVLGSNSLALGLIAVLSGYLSRQLSATGGALSAREADLQRLGRLQQQILSSMPSGLATCDARRRVTYVNPAGCGILQVDPTQVAGVEVEALLPGVSVLAPRSPRSELVVGKGAKRRILGLSVTPLEGEPGALLMVFQDLTQLRRMEDDLKRADRLASLGALSAQLAHELRNPLASMRGSAQLLAQDARDDVAQKLTNILMRESDRLARLVEDFLRFARPPVPSLRRVPLASLVTETMDMLRVDPLARDVRVEVTAPEPLPVSVDPDQLRQVLINLVRNGFLAAGPRGEVKVALTRSENEARIRIWDSGGSITEEMMGHLFEPFFTTRDGGTGLGLSTAHSIIRAHGGSIRVRSNRDEGTEFVVGLPL
- a CDS encoding ABC transporter — encoded protein: MAEKPAKPLRTKDGPILPRREFLEIVGAAQKPLLADFYWLQSIQQVGRANTDTEYRDVFFFADLATDLDPKFRYVYEWGAITTPVNLGRDEWANTDLSSRLLSKGLVEFPDDRRFLFQLAYNKMTYDRDYKAAADQLMKLSKYPETPPYLLQLATRLYAQAGNIDMGLQLAQMLRDGAEDDESRALYEHRIKELLRERFLTQIDEAVAAYQRDRGERPKAVPVLVRAGYLRAMPVDPLEGQFFIDRQGRARSTSGIYRLEMFDQKKKDELREDIAAGGIQFDLPEEMP
- a CDS encoding type IV pilus twitching motility protein PilT, encoding MANLHQLLKAMVEKGASDLHVTTGSPPQLRVDGELVPLKTAPLTPVETKQLCYSILTDAQKHKFEEENELDLSFGVKGLSRFRANIFMQRGAVAAAFRTIPFKILTFQELGLPPVVAELVKKPRGLILVTGPTGSGKSTTLASMIDKINTERHEHIMTIEDPIEYLHPHKNCLVNQREVGADTRNFKTALKYILRQDPDIVLVGELRDLETIEAALTIAETGHICYATLHTNSAVQTINRVLDVFPPYQQPQVRAQMSFVLEGVMSQALVAKAGGPGRILALEVMVPNPAIRNLIREDKVHQIYSSMQVGQAKFGMQTFNQALAALLLRRLITQDEAFGRSSDAEELRNILATGGGGALPGMQRPGGGAGGR
- the pilA gene encoding type IV pilin protein PilA — its product is MRVSRFNPRNRGFTLIELMIVVAIIGILAAIAIPNFIKFQARSKQSEAKTNLKALYTAQKSFFSEKDRYSDFANEIGFAPERGNRYGYRVSAAAGDCEVRNAADLPVPAAGVPCISNDSFRFGANSAIDDPTPVVARFVPQGAAGWNTTLGVQPTIADCPNCNFFAGARGNADNEATFDDWVIAGFEGSGQVGPCSEAGNVASGTPYNTRNDVACDGAAQ